Proteins encoded in a region of the Nitrospira sp. genome:
- the rplN gene encoding 50S ribosomal protein L14 translates to MIQNYTYMDVADNSGAKQAMCFHVFGGTRRRYASLGDVVVVAVKEAIPQASVKKGDVSRAVIVRTTKEVRREDGSYIKFDRNACVLINKEGEPIGTRIFGPVARELRWKKFMKIISLAPEVL, encoded by the coding sequence ATGATTCAGAACTACACCTATATGGATGTGGCCGATAATTCGGGTGCGAAACAGGCCATGTGTTTTCATGTTTTCGGAGGGACGAGACGGCGTTATGCGTCGCTCGGAGATGTCGTGGTGGTGGCGGTCAAGGAGGCGATCCCTCAGGCCAGTGTCAAGAAGGGGGATGTGAGTCGGGCCGTCATTGTCCGAACGACCAAGGAGGTTCGTCGTGAAGACGGGTCCTATATTAAGTTTGATCGAAACGCGTGCGTCTTAATCAACAAAGAGGGTGAGCCGATTGGAACGCGTATCTTCGGTCCCGTTGCCCGCGAGCTCCGCTGGAAGAAATTCATGAAGATCATTTCTTTGGCACCTGAAGTTTTGTAA
- a CDS encoding type Z 30S ribosomal protein S14 produces the protein MSRLALRNKAATKQKFSTRDYHRCGVCGRVRGYLRRFRMCRICFRVMTLRGEIPGVRKSSW, from the coding sequence GTGTCACGATTGGCACTGAGAAATAAGGCGGCGACGAAACAAAAGTTCTCCACGCGGGACTATCATCGGTGTGGAGTGTGTGGTCGGGTTCGCGGATATCTCCGTCGGTTTCGGATGTGCCGAATTTGTTTTCGGGTGATGACTCTGCGCGGAGAGATTCCCGGAGTGCGAAAATCCAGCTGGTAG
- the rplO gene encoding 50S ribosomal protein L15 — MNLHDLTPAQGATKRRKRIGRGPGSGHGKTATKGHKGLLARSGGGKRPGFEGGQMPLVRRLPKFGFTNPARTEYAIVNIKSFERWAGNETVTPQAMVDAGLVKRKRLPIKILGNGELKRSLVVQAHKFSKSAEAKIQAAGGRVEVIGGA, encoded by the coding sequence ATGAACCTCCATGATTTGACTCCCGCACAAGGAGCAACGAAGCGACGGAAACGCATAGGACGTGGACCTGGGTCCGGTCACGGGAAGACCGCCACGAAAGGTCACAAGGGACTGCTGGCTCGATCAGGGGGTGGCAAACGTCCAGGATTTGAAGGCGGGCAGATGCCCTTGGTACGCCGGCTGCCCAAGTTCGGGTTTACCAACCCGGCACGGACGGAATATGCCATTGTCAACATTAAGAGTTTTGAGCGGTGGGCCGGCAACGAGACGGTCACGCCACAAGCCATGGTTGATGCCGGACTAGTGAAGCGAAAAAGGTTGCCGATTAAAATTCTTGGCAATGGCGAGTTGAAGAGATCGCTCGTTGTTCAGGCGCATAAGTTCAGTAAATCGGCTGAAGCCAAGATCCAAGCGGCCGGAGGGCGAGTCGAGGTCATCGGCGGTGCTTGA
- the rpsC gene encoding 30S ribosomal protein S3 has translation MGQKTHPIGYRLGYNYTWSSRWYAGKDYAKLLHQDVKIRKMVKGRLYHAGVSKVEIERSGDQTRVIIHTARPGIIIGRKGAEVDKLKTDLERQYGGQVYITVKEIKKPELDAQLVSENVATQLEKRVAFRRAMKRSVQSALRLGAQGIKIMVAGRLGGAEIARTEWYREGRVPLHTLRAEIDYGFAEAHTTMGQIGVKTWIYKGELLPVQPIKAESSLDRRFG, from the coding sequence ATGGGTCAAAAAACACATCCGATCGGTTATCGACTGGGCTACAACTATACCTGGAGTTCTCGCTGGTATGCGGGAAAGGATTACGCCAAGCTGCTCCATCAGGACGTCAAGATTAGGAAAATGGTCAAGGGCCGGCTGTATCATGCCGGCGTATCGAAAGTCGAAATCGAGCGCTCCGGCGATCAAACCAGGGTGATCATTCATACAGCTCGCCCCGGTATCATCATCGGACGCAAGGGAGCTGAGGTCGATAAGTTGAAGACCGACCTTGAAAGACAGTACGGAGGGCAGGTCTACATCACGGTCAAGGAAATCAAGAAGCCTGAGCTTGATGCACAGCTGGTCAGCGAAAATGTCGCGACTCAGCTGGAGAAGCGCGTAGCCTTTCGGAGGGCTATGAAGCGAAGCGTTCAGTCTGCCCTAAGGCTTGGTGCCCAGGGAATCAAGATCATGGTGGCCGGTCGCCTGGGTGGCGCCGAAATCGCCAGGACGGAGTGGTATCGAGAAGGGCGTGTGCCGCTGCATACGCTTCGCGCCGAAATAGATTATGGATTTGCTGAAGCGCATACGACCATGGGGCAGATCGGGGTGAAGACCTGGATCTACAAAGGAGAGCTTCTTCCTGTTCAGCCTATCAAAGCCGAATCATCTTTAGATCGACGGTTTGGGTGA
- the rpmD gene encoding 50S ribosomal protein L30 has translation MGSAKTSKAPNHDVQTVRVTLRRSAIGTPERHRLVLRGLGLRRIRQTVIHPDTPQVRGMIRKVGYLLEVGNP, from the coding sequence ATGGGCTCCGCAAAGACTTCAAAAGCTCCCAATCATGATGTTCAAACTGTGCGCGTGACATTGCGACGTAGCGCCATCGGAACACCTGAACGGCATCGCCTTGTCTTGCGCGGTCTGGGTCTTCGACGTATTCGACAGACGGTTATCCATCCCGACACGCCTCAGGTGCGAGGAATGATCCGTAAAGTCGGTTATCTGCTTGAGGTTGGAAATCCATGA
- the rpsS gene encoding 30S ribosomal protein S19: protein MPRSVSKGAFVDGHLLKKVEQMNETKDRKLIKTWSRRSTVVPDMIGHTFAVHNGKKFIPVFVTENMVGHKLGEFAPTRFFKGHGQAKTEKAVALK from the coding sequence ATGCCTAGATCGGTAAGCAAAGGAGCGTTTGTCGACGGTCATCTTCTCAAAAAAGTCGAACAGATGAATGAGACGAAGGACCGCAAGTTGATCAAGACGTGGTCGCGACGATCGACAGTCGTTCCCGACATGATCGGCCATACGTTTGCGGTCCATAACGGGAAGAAATTCATCCCCGTGTTCGTGACCGAGAACATGGTCGGTCATAAACTGGGTGAGTTTGCACCGACTCGGTTTTTCAAGGGACATGGCCAGGCCAAGACCGAAAAAGCCGTCGCCTTGAAGTAG
- the rplX gene encoding 50S ribosomal protein L24, translating into MEVLRKSRIRKGDTVVVVSGRERGKTGKVLSIDLRAGKVVVEKLNIIKRHTKPNQKAKQGGILEKEAPLQVSNVMFLCPVTHKPTRIGIRVLEDGRRVRFSKKSNETVE; encoded by the coding sequence GTGGAAGTACTCCGAAAAAGCAGAATCCGAAAAGGGGATACAGTCGTGGTGGTTTCTGGCCGTGAACGAGGCAAGACCGGAAAGGTTTTGTCGATCGACCTGCGTGCCGGGAAGGTGGTTGTGGAGAAGCTGAATATCATCAAGCGACACACAAAGCCGAACCAGAAGGCTAAGCAGGGGGGCATTCTGGAGAAAGAGGCACCTCTTCAAGTTTCCAACGTCATGTTTCTCTGCCCAGTCACACACAAGCCTACCCGAATCGGGATTCGAGTTTTGGAAGACGGGCGACGCGTGCGCTTTAGCAAGAAATCCAACGAGACTGTGGAATAG
- the rpsH gene encoding 30S ribosomal protein S8, with protein MVTDPIGDLLVRLKNGAQRRYETVTVPTSKLKRAILEILRKEGYVDAVEDGVHDGHPVLTVRLRYVGEGQPMITGLERVSKPGRRVYVGSQDIRKVRNGIGVSILSTSKGVMTDQESRKSRLGGEVLCSVW; from the coding sequence ATGGTTACCGATCCGATCGGCGATCTTCTTGTTCGTTTAAAGAATGGCGCACAACGCCGTTATGAAACCGTCACGGTTCCTACCTCGAAGCTGAAGCGTGCCATTTTGGAGATCTTGAGGAAGGAAGGTTATGTTGATGCGGTCGAGGATGGCGTTCATGACGGGCATCCCGTTCTGACTGTGCGTCTTCGATACGTGGGCGAAGGGCAGCCGATGATCACGGGGCTGGAGCGCGTCAGCAAGCCGGGACGTCGCGTCTATGTCGGAAGTCAGGATATCAGGAAAGTCCGCAATGGGATCGGTGTGTCTATCCTTTCTACATCAAAAGGAGTCATGACCGACCAGGAGTCCCGTAAGAGTCGTCTTGGGGGTGAGGTTCTTTGCTCGGTATGGTAA
- the rplV gene encoding 50S ribosomal protein L22, whose translation MTEAHAILRFVRVAPRKAKPVIDMIRGRQVPMALAILKHTPRHAARVVEKIVRSAVANAEQKEMGDSESMVISKAFVDCGPTYKRVRARSMGRANAIQKRTSHITVVVTTPETQDKRK comes from the coding sequence ATGACTGAAGCACATGCAATTCTGAGGTTTGTTCGTGTTGCGCCGCGCAAGGCCAAGCCGGTGATCGATATGATTCGCGGAAGGCAGGTGCCCATGGCTCTGGCCATCCTGAAGCACACGCCCCGTCATGCTGCGCGGGTGGTTGAAAAGATCGTCCGTTCCGCTGTGGCAAACGCCGAGCAGAAAGAAATGGGCGACAGCGAATCCATGGTGATCTCCAAGGCGTTCGTCGATTGCGGTCCGACATATAAGCGTGTGCGTGCCAGGTCGATGGGGCGAGCTAATGCAATTCAAAAACGCACGAGCCACATTACAGTCGTCGTGACGACACCCGAAACTCAGGACAAGAGGAAATAG
- the rplP gene encoding 50S ribosomal protein L16, which translates to MLAPKKVKFRKMQKGRMTGKAYRGGQITLGEFGLKALEPGWVTSRQIEAARIAITRYVKRGGQVWTRIFPDKPITKKPAETRMGKGKGNPEYWVAVVKPGRILYEMDGVTPETAREAFRLASHKLPIATKLVIRGEFG; encoded by the coding sequence GTGTTAGCGCCTAAGAAAGTCAAATTCAGAAAAATGCAGAAAGGCCGGATGACGGGGAAGGCCTATCGTGGGGGGCAGATTACCCTGGGAGAGTTTGGTCTGAAGGCATTGGAGCCAGGATGGGTGACCAGCAGACAAATTGAGGCTGCGCGCATTGCTATTACTCGGTATGTGAAGCGGGGAGGGCAGGTATGGACGCGTATTTTCCCCGATAAGCCGATCACCAAAAAGCCGGCGGAAACTCGAATGGGCAAGGGAAAGGGCAATCCTGAATACTGGGTTGCTGTCGTGAAGCCCGGCAGGATTCTTTATGAGATGGACGGAGTCACTCCGGAAACGGCTCGAGAAGCTTTTCGGCTTGCATCACACAAATTACCCATTGCAACGAAGTTGGTCATTCGTGGAGAGTTTGGGTAG
- the rplD gene encoding 50S ribosomal protein L4, whose product MPTIDLIDLQKKKVGTVDLSPQVFGSEPRLALVHEAVVMQRACERRGTASTLRRGEVSGSGKKPWKQKHTGRARAGSLRSPVWRHGGSVFGPKPRSYAYSMPKKKYRIALQSALSAKVAENKLFVVSDLSLQQPRTKLLAQALKQFTGGDHTLVIVGKEQSDILKAAGNLTAVKVLSAEQLNVYDVVRAQVIMIAERELGPVSEVWS is encoded by the coding sequence ATGCCTACTATCGATCTAATTGATTTACAGAAAAAGAAGGTGGGTACGGTCGATTTATCCCCGCAAGTATTCGGCAGTGAGCCTCGTCTGGCGTTGGTACATGAAGCGGTCGTCATGCAACGCGCCTGTGAACGCAGGGGGACGGCCTCTACGTTGCGGCGAGGTGAAGTGAGCGGGTCTGGGAAAAAACCGTGGAAACAAAAGCATACGGGACGTGCACGGGCTGGGTCGCTTCGCTCTCCCGTCTGGCGTCATGGAGGGAGTGTTTTTGGACCGAAGCCTCGGAGCTACGCCTATTCCATGCCGAAGAAAAAGTATCGTATTGCGCTGCAGAGCGCCTTATCGGCTAAAGTGGCGGAGAACAAATTGTTTGTCGTGTCGGATCTTTCTCTGCAACAGCCCAGGACGAAGTTATTAGCCCAAGCGTTAAAGCAATTCACTGGGGGTGATCACACGCTGGTGATCGTCGGGAAAGAACAGTCGGATATCTTGAAGGCTGCAGGCAATTTGACTGCAGTGAAAGTGCTCAGTGCCGAACAGTTGAACGTGTACGACGTTGTTCGTGCCCAAGTGATCATGATCGCTGAGCGAGAACTCGGTCCTGTGAGCGAGGTATGGTCATGA
- the rpsJ gene encoding 30S ribosomal protein S10 translates to MKVDQRIRIRLRGFDYRVLDQSVSEIVETVRRSGARVVGPIPLPTRIEKITVQRSTHADKKSREQFEMRTHKRLLDIMEPTPETMDSLMKLNLAAGVDVEIKL, encoded by the coding sequence GTGAAAGTCGATCAGCGGATCAGAATCAGATTGCGGGGTTTTGACTACCGAGTGTTGGATCAATCGGTATCTGAAATTGTCGAAACCGTTCGACGCAGTGGAGCCAGAGTAGTCGGTCCGATTCCACTTCCTACGAGAATTGAGAAGATTACCGTTCAGCGATCGACGCACGCCGACAAAAAATCTCGTGAGCAATTTGAGATGCGTACGCACAAGCGATTGCTCGATATAATGGAACCCACGCCTGAGACGATGGATTCGTTGATGAAGCTGAATTTGGCGGCGGGGGTGGATGTAGAAATAAAGTTGTGA
- the rplE gene encoding 50S ribosomal protein L5: MAKDPKSRSSKPSERKSSKQEPAPQLDQGSEESKFRPRLRDIYVQQVVPALMKEFGYKNVMQVPKLERVVLNVGMGEAIQNVKLLESAVTELGMITGQKPVVTRAKKAIAGFKLRQGLPIGAKVTLRSRRMYEFFDRLVTLALPRIRDFRGVSPKAFDGRGNYTLGLKEQLIFPEIKYDEVASIHGMDITVVTTARTNDEGKALLKHLGMPFRA, encoded by the coding sequence ATGGCCAAGGACCCGAAAAGCCGATCTAGTAAGCCGTCAGAGCGAAAATCATCAAAGCAAGAGCCGGCTCCGCAATTGGACCAGGGAAGCGAGGAGTCCAAGTTCCGACCACGGCTTCGCGACATATATGTGCAGCAGGTGGTCCCCGCACTCATGAAGGAGTTTGGGTACAAGAACGTGATGCAGGTTCCCAAGCTTGAGCGGGTGGTGTTGAACGTCGGAATGGGTGAGGCGATTCAGAATGTAAAGCTCTTGGAGAGTGCTGTGACGGAATTGGGAATGATCACCGGTCAAAAGCCGGTCGTGACTCGAGCCAAAAAAGCCATCGCCGGATTCAAGCTCAGACAAGGGTTGCCCATCGGCGCGAAGGTGACGCTTCGTAGCCGGAGGATGTATGAGTTTTTCGATCGACTAGTGACGTTGGCGCTTCCTCGAATACGAGACTTTCGCGGTGTCTCTCCCAAGGCCTTTGATGGTCGGGGGAACTATACCCTTGGTCTAAAAGAGCAGCTCATCTTCCCTGAAATCAAGTACGATGAGGTGGCCTCGATCCATGGAATGGACATTACGGTTGTGACCACAGCCAGGACGAACGACGAAGGGAAGGCTCTTTTGAAGCACCTGGGTATGCCGTTCCGCGCGTGA
- the rpsQ gene encoding 30S ribosomal protein S17, which produces MAEVVKRRHWYGDVVSNKMQKTVVVVVSRSVVHPVYKKVLKRVTRLKAHDESGACKVGDRVKLVQTRPLSKQKNWRVVQVMEKGQPEK; this is translated from the coding sequence ATGGCTGAGGTGGTAAAGCGTCGCCATTGGTATGGCGATGTCGTCAGTAACAAGATGCAAAAGACGGTCGTCGTCGTGGTTTCGAGATCGGTCGTGCATCCGGTCTATAAGAAGGTTCTCAAGCGGGTGACCAGACTGAAGGCCCACGATGAAAGTGGCGCGTGTAAAGTGGGAGATCGGGTCAAGCTCGTGCAGACCAGGCCTTTGAGCAAGCAAAAGAACTGGCGCGTTGTTCAAGTCATGGAAAAGGGTCAACCTGAAAAGTAA
- the rplB gene encoding 50S ribosomal protein L2 translates to MGLKSYRPTSPGRRGMTAVVTEGLTNKKPEKSLTAFHLRSGGRNNDGRMTVRFRGGGHKRLYRKIDFLRDKVGVSARVEAIEYDPNRSARIALLKYRDGEKRYILAPVGLGLNDEIQSGPQVEIRPGNALPLVHMPLGTTIHNLELKAGKGGQLIRSAGGFAQVMGRDGDYVQVRLKSGEMRRILGICMATVGQVGNVDHENVSVGKAGRSRWKGKRPHVRGVVMNPVDHPHGGGEGKSGQGNPHPVSPWGLPTKGYKTRQNKKTDKFIIARRKSGVRNA, encoded by the coding sequence ATGGGGTTGAAATCGTATCGGCCAACGTCTCCAGGTCGCCGGGGTATGACGGCCGTGGTGACCGAGGGATTAACCAACAAGAAGCCAGAGAAATCGTTGACTGCTTTTCATCTCCGGAGTGGAGGGCGGAACAACGATGGTCGGATGACCGTCCGGTTTCGTGGCGGAGGACACAAGCGCCTCTATCGTAAGATCGATTTCTTGCGCGATAAAGTCGGGGTTTCGGCGAGGGTGGAAGCGATTGAATACGATCCAAACCGATCCGCGAGAATCGCACTCTTGAAGTATCGGGACGGGGAGAAGCGGTATATCTTGGCTCCCGTCGGGCTGGGCCTGAACGATGAAATACAATCAGGTCCGCAGGTGGAGATCCGACCGGGAAATGCACTTCCCTTGGTGCATATGCCTCTTGGTACGACCATCCACAATCTTGAATTGAAGGCTGGAAAGGGAGGCCAGTTGATCCGAAGCGCCGGCGGCTTCGCGCAGGTCATGGGGCGTGACGGCGATTATGTGCAGGTGCGCCTGAAATCCGGAGAAATGCGCAGAATCTTGGGAATCTGTATGGCGACCGTCGGACAAGTCGGAAACGTCGATCACGAGAACGTCAGCGTTGGAAAGGCTGGGCGGAGTCGTTGGAAAGGAAAAAGACCACATGTGCGAGGGGTCGTCATGAACCCTGTCGACCATCCGCATGGCGGCGGCGAAGGAAAGTCAGGGCAAGGAAACCCGCACCCCGTCTCTCCATGGGGTCTTCCGACCAAGGGCTACAAGACCAGGCAGAATAAGAAGACGGACAAGTTCATTATTGCTCGACGTAAGTCAGGAGTTCGCAATGCCTAG
- the rplF gene encoding 50S ribosomal protein L6: MSRIGKKPIAIPGGVEVKVAGSTVSVKGPLGKLDWLLVQGVDVVVNNGQVVIGRSNDDRKLRALHGLTRAELSNMIHGVTKGYERSLEITGVGYKTQIQGRTLSFNVGYINPVIYEVPTSIDVKVDKQTLINIKGVDKRLVGQVAADLRAIKSPDVYKQKGVRYAGETLRKKEGKTGK; encoded by the coding sequence ATGTCCCGCATTGGAAAAAAGCCGATTGCAATTCCGGGTGGAGTAGAAGTCAAGGTTGCCGGATCAACCGTATCCGTCAAAGGCCCATTAGGCAAGCTGGATTGGTTGCTCGTGCAAGGGGTGGACGTTGTCGTCAATAATGGCCAAGTGGTTATTGGACGATCGAATGACGATCGTAAATTGAGGGCCTTGCATGGGCTGACCCGTGCGGAATTGAGCAACATGATCCACGGAGTCACCAAGGGATACGAACGTTCGCTTGAAATCACCGGAGTGGGTTACAAGACCCAAATTCAGGGTCGCACATTAAGTTTCAATGTGGGCTATATCAACCCAGTGATCTATGAGGTGCCGACGAGCATCGATGTGAAGGTGGACAAGCAAACGCTCATCAACATCAAGGGAGTTGATAAGCGCCTGGTGGGCCAGGTGGCGGCTGATCTGCGGGCCATTAAGTCGCCGGACGTCTACAAACAAAAGGGCGTTCGCTACGCGGGCGAGACATTGCGCAAGAAAGAAGGTAAGACCGGGAAATAG
- a CDS encoding 50S ribosomal protein L23: protein MKVDSHRVLIRPLLTEKITGLREKTNTVGFVVHPDANRIQIRQAVEALLKVKVEKINIMNIRGKIKRLGRFSGRRSDWKKALVTLKEGEKLEMYESA, encoded by the coding sequence ATGAAAGTTGATAGCCACAGGGTCTTGATTCGACCGCTATTGACGGAGAAGATTACCGGACTCCGCGAAAAAACGAATACGGTCGGTTTCGTGGTTCATCCTGACGCGAATCGCATTCAAATCAGGCAGGCAGTCGAGGCACTCTTAAAAGTCAAGGTTGAGAAGATCAACATCATGAATATCCGAGGAAAAATCAAGCGACTCGGCCGGTTCTCAGGTAGGCGCTCCGATTGGAAGAAGGCGCTGGTGACCCTTAAGGAAGGGGAGAAGTTGGAGATGTACGAAAGCGCCTAG
- the rplC gene encoding 50S ribosomal protein L3: MTNGLIGKKLGMTQVFDESRLTPVTVIEAGPCRVVTVRTKERDQYEAVQLSFGEVKERKLSKSELGHLKKNQAPPSRVLREFRKDGEPTVGRLVTVSLFKKGDWVDVIGVSKGKGFQGVVKRHHYAGGPESHGSMFHRAPGSIGASSFPSRVWKGKTLPGHMGSERVTVQRLKVIESRPEENLLFVRGAVPGATNGVVVVRKSKKS, encoded by the coding sequence ATGACAAACGGACTGATTGGGAAAAAGCTGGGAATGACTCAAGTTTTCGATGAGAGTCGCTTGACGCCGGTGACGGTGATTGAGGCGGGTCCGTGCCGCGTCGTGACGGTGAGGACTAAGGAGAGGGATCAGTACGAAGCGGTTCAGCTGTCATTCGGCGAAGTCAAAGAACGCAAGCTATCGAAGTCGGAATTGGGTCATCTGAAGAAAAATCAAGCGCCTCCCAGTCGTGTGTTGCGCGAGTTTAGAAAGGACGGGGAGCCGACGGTTGGCCGGTTAGTCACGGTGAGTCTGTTCAAGAAGGGCGACTGGGTCGATGTGATCGGCGTATCGAAGGGTAAAGGATTCCAAGGTGTCGTCAAGCGACATCACTATGCGGGTGGCCCTGAGTCGCATGGGTCCATGTTTCATCGGGCGCCAGGTTCGATCGGTGCAAGTTCGTTTCCCTCTCGCGTGTGGAAAGGGAAGACCCTGCCAGGTCATATGGGATCGGAGCGGGTCACGGTCCAGCGGTTGAAAGTCATCGAGTCACGACCCGAAGAAAATCTGCTCTTTGTCCGCGGGGCCGTTCCTGGGGCCACTAATGGTGTCGTTGTCGTGCGAAAGTCGAAGAAGAGCTAG
- the rplR gene encoding 50S ribosomal protein L18 → MNAADKVQQLDRRRRRVRRTISGTGERPRLNVFRSANHIYAQIIDDIRGATLAAASSLDKSLRKSLKSTGGIEAAKAVGKLIADRAKAAQVSTVVFDRGGRMYHGRIKALADASREGGLQF, encoded by the coding sequence ATGAATGCTGCAGACAAAGTTCAACAGCTTGATCGACGGCGCCGACGAGTGAGACGTACGATTTCCGGGACGGGAGAACGACCACGCCTGAACGTATTTCGGAGCGCGAACCATATTTATGCTCAAATAATCGATGACATTCGAGGCGCCACCCTGGCGGCTGCGTCATCGCTCGATAAATCATTACGGAAGTCCCTCAAGTCGACCGGTGGAATTGAAGCGGCCAAGGCGGTAGGGAAATTGATCGCCGATCGTGCCAAGGCCGCTCAGGTAAGCACTGTGGTTTTTGATCGAGGAGGCCGGATGTATCACGGCCGAATCAAGGCGCTTGCAGATGCGTCGCGTGAAGGGGGCTTGCAATTCTAG
- the rpmC gene encoding 50S ribosomal protein L29, translating to MDVKELQQLGAGELVDKERQLVQELFNLRFQFGSGRLDNPMQIRKTKRDIARVKTVLQQVKARSEGAKR from the coding sequence TTGGACGTCAAAGAACTCCAGCAGCTGGGGGCAGGTGAACTTGTAGACAAAGAACGGCAACTTGTGCAAGAGCTGTTCAATCTCCGTTTTCAGTTCGGTTCCGGTCGGCTCGATAATCCCATGCAAATCCGGAAAACTAAGCGGGATATTGCGCGGGTGAAGACTGTTCTCCAGCAAGTGAAGGCTCGATCAGAGGGCGCTAAAAGGTAG
- the rpsE gene encoding 30S ribosomal protein S5, with translation MRVNPDELSLKDKVVFINRVAKVVKGGKRFNFCALVVVGDGHGWVGIGKGKAAEVPVAISKAVEQAKKHLVHVALKGGTIPHEVHGLFGGEHVLLKPAVDGTGIIAGGAVRAVVELVGAHNVIAKTLGRGNPFNAVRATLDGLTQLRNLDDVLRFRRQAVAEGRERATV, from the coding sequence GTGCGAGTCAATCCCGATGAGTTAAGCTTGAAGGATAAAGTCGTATTCATCAATCGCGTTGCCAAAGTGGTGAAAGGTGGAAAGCGGTTCAACTTCTGTGCGCTTGTTGTGGTCGGTGACGGCCATGGGTGGGTCGGGATAGGCAAGGGAAAAGCCGCTGAAGTCCCGGTTGCGATTTCAAAGGCCGTAGAACAAGCCAAGAAACACCTCGTTCACGTCGCACTGAAAGGCGGAACCATCCCACATGAGGTGCATGGTCTGTTTGGGGGAGAGCACGTGTTGCTTAAGCCGGCCGTCGACGGTACCGGAATCATTGCCGGGGGGGCGGTTCGTGCCGTCGTGGAGTTAGTCGGTGCGCATAATGTCATCGCAAAAACGTTAGGCCGTGGAAACCCCTTCAATGCGGTTCGCGCGACGCTAGATGGGCTTACCCAATTGAGAAACTTGGATGATGTTCTTCGCTTTCGTCGGCAAGCAGTTGCCGAAGGGCGAGAAAGGGCTACGGTTTGA